In Polynucleobacter arcticus, the following proteins share a genomic window:
- a CDS encoding sialidase family protein, which yields MNRVIAFCFLLLASVLGYLHIDSRPAWSPFIVDYQVDVITGSDLSQESTDSNKSGKALKNSVPVKAVQPSLRMDWLPDTGAPSVHAASLIALKDGAVRAFWFAGSREGAPDVVINTAVFDPQAARWSAPTMVINRVGAEKGLSRYIAKLGNPVPARMADGRMQLFFVTVSIGGWAGSSISSMISDDEGLTWGRPQRLIASPLINLSTLVKSPAIAFADGRMGLPAYHEWIGRFGEFLRIEASQVIDKRRMSSGRSAIQPAVFIDNIQDASAFFRQTRPSSQPKQIPVSETKDAGQSWVVAKDLEIPNPNAALAALTLSNGTRLMVLNDITVGRHRLVMVMGNMNSTEWKVVQVIEDDELLAGDQRREFSYPYLISVSGEDAHLTYTWDRKKIRHIYFPANWFKHAASNLTEKEAQ from the coding sequence ATGAATCGTGTGATTGCTTTTTGTTTTTTATTACTTGCATCAGTATTGGGTTATCTACATATTGATAGTCGTCCAGCATGGTCACCTTTTATCGTTGATTATCAAGTCGATGTCATCACTGGTTCTGATTTGTCACAGGAATCAACGGATTCCAATAAGTCTGGGAAGGCGCTGAAGAATAGCGTGCCAGTAAAAGCCGTTCAGCCTAGCTTGCGTATGGATTGGCTACCAGACACAGGCGCTCCTTCAGTGCATGCTGCCTCTTTAATTGCGCTGAAGGATGGCGCAGTAAGAGCCTTTTGGTTTGCAGGCAGTCGAGAAGGCGCGCCCGATGTGGTGATCAACACAGCAGTATTTGATCCGCAAGCCGCCAGATGGAGTGCACCCACAATGGTGATTAATCGGGTCGGCGCAGAAAAAGGTTTATCTCGTTACATTGCTAAATTGGGTAATCCTGTTCCAGCGAGAATGGCGGATGGTCGCATGCAGCTATTTTTTGTGACCGTGTCTATTGGGGGTTGGGCAGGGAGCTCAATTTCTAGCATGATTTCTGATGATGAAGGCCTGACTTGGGGACGGCCTCAGCGTTTAATTGCTTCTCCATTGATCAATCTGAGCACCCTAGTTAAATCTCCGGCTATCGCCTTTGCTGACGGTCGCATGGGTTTGCCGGCATATCACGAGTGGATTGGTCGCTTTGGAGAGTTCCTTCGAATTGAGGCAAGCCAAGTGATTGATAAACGGCGCATGAGCTCAGGTAGGAGTGCGATTCAGCCTGCAGTGTTTATAGATAACATACAAGATGCCAGTGCATTCTTTCGTCAAACACGACCCAGCTCGCAGCCGAAGCAAATTCCGGTCAGCGAAACAAAAGATGCTGGACAGTCTTGGGTGGTAGCAAAAGATTTAGAGATCCCTAATCCAAATGCAGCTCTTGCCGCACTCACTTTAAGTAATGGGACGCGCTTAATGGTGCTCAATGATATTACTGTGGGGCGCCATCGCTTGGTAATGGTGATGGGCAATATGAACTCTACTGAATGGAAAGTCGTACAGGTCATTGAGGATGATGAGCTGCTCGCGGGCGACCAAAGACGCGAATTTTCCTACCCCTATTTAATTTCAGTGAGCGGCGAAGATGCGCATCTCACTTACACCTGGGACAGAAAAAAGATTCGCCATATTTATTTTCCGGCTAATTGGTTTAAACACGCCGCGAGTAACTTAACAGAAAAGGAGGCGCAATAA
- a CDS encoding ArnT family glycosyltransferase, whose protein sequence is MRGIFTFRSGILILLLGVITYLYGLDSRFAPKNGDEYPYMHIVRMTADAGAWLPLQSDMDGIKNTKPPLVFWEGIASTGWGSDWTLLALRWPSVLYTGLTALFLFLVVARFSGKKQTGLLAALVWLSFFATYRYGRPFLTDPPEVFWLSLPFFALLYWGRAAFESKLLFPLIAGACFGMALLAKSFAYIVPATFALGLLYWRWREWSIPQVLLRDLYKVILIGVLALGIFGLWFLLDPFPEAVWKEFVLGENAGKFEARSTNYLLDLVRGGDSIWMLVITTLANAGLFIFVLISALVQCWRERRFISLEEVLLLLLVAAFFIVFSLPSQRSGRYLLPVMPALAALIALYWDRLPLWGFRIALVLQLILLSALTWVGGNLQLSNFLGQPGIWDYSFWHWGLMGTSITLVLLGLLNSARCKTLALTGCFLCYCALTSSLAPLEGALGRYSQSTIQGVAGQDVWVPCDFRAKDEEYRLLLPGAKLHGYSAKEADQISLLSNAYPLVAVQSAIGVEPVLCEACKIVGKRMEMRARHSDAQIRAMLMGQIGEHLFVNEYLISTPATMVLPLVDKDACR, encoded by the coding sequence ATGCGAGGCATCTTTACCTTTCGAAGCGGCATCCTCATCCTACTGCTAGGTGTAATTACCTATCTCTATGGCTTAGATAGTCGGTTTGCCCCTAAAAATGGGGATGAATATCCCTATATGCACATAGTTCGTATGACTGCGGATGCTGGTGCATGGCTACCACTGCAATCGGACATGGATGGGATTAAAAATACCAAACCTCCTTTAGTGTTTTGGGAGGGCATTGCTAGTACGGGATGGGGAAGTGACTGGACGCTGTTAGCACTGCGTTGGCCCAGTGTCTTGTACACCGGCTTAACGGCTCTTTTCTTATTTTTGGTGGTGGCGCGCTTTAGTGGAAAAAAACAAACTGGGCTCCTGGCTGCCCTGGTGTGGCTTTCCTTTTTTGCGACTTATCGCTATGGCCGGCCCTTTTTGACGGATCCTCCTGAAGTATTTTGGTTAAGTCTGCCATTCTTCGCCTTGCTCTATTGGGGTAGGGCTGCTTTTGAATCCAAATTACTATTTCCGCTAATAGCAGGCGCCTGCTTTGGTATGGCATTGTTGGCGAAGTCATTTGCTTATATTGTTCCAGCCACATTTGCCTTGGGATTGCTCTATTGGCGCTGGCGTGAGTGGAGCATTCCGCAAGTCTTGCTTCGGGACCTCTACAAAGTCATTCTGATTGGAGTTCTAGCTTTAGGTATTTTTGGGCTTTGGTTTTTACTTGATCCATTTCCTGAGGCGGTCTGGAAGGAATTCGTCCTTGGTGAAAATGCAGGGAAGTTTGAGGCGCGTAGTACCAACTACCTTTTAGATTTGGTACGTGGCGGCGATAGTATTTGGATGTTGGTGATAACGACCTTGGCTAATGCCGGTCTATTCATTTTCGTATTGATTTCTGCTTTAGTGCAGTGCTGGCGAGAGCGGCGTTTTATTTCTCTTGAAGAAGTCTTATTACTGTTATTGGTTGCAGCTTTTTTTATTGTATTTAGCTTGCCGAGTCAGCGCTCTGGTCGCTACCTTTTGCCGGTGATGCCAGCCTTGGCTGCTTTGATCGCTTTGTACTGGGATCGATTGCCTTTATGGGGATTTAGGATCGCCTTAGTTCTGCAGTTGATATTGCTTTCTGCTCTCACTTGGGTTGGTGGCAATCTACAGTTATCGAACTTTTTGGGTCAGCCCGGCATTTGGGACTATTCCTTCTGGCACTGGGGTCTTATGGGCACCTCAATTACGCTAGTGTTATTGGGTTTATTGAATTCAGCTCGCTGCAAGACCCTAGCATTAACTGGATGCTTTCTGTGCTATTGCGCTCTGACGAGCAGCTTGGCTCCCTTAGAGGGGGCGTTGGGCCGATATTCGCAATCTACTATCCAAGGCGTAGCAGGGCAAGATGTTTGGGTGCCATGCGACTTTCGTGCAAAAGACGAGGAGTATCGACTGTTATTGCCAGGCGCCAAGTTGCATGGCTACAGCGCAAAAGAGGCGGACCAAATCAGCTTACTGAGTAATGCTTATCCATTGGTGGCTGTGCAGTCAGCGATTGGCGTAGAGCCCGTGCTGTGCGAAGCTTGCAAGATTGTTGGTAAACGTATGGAGATGCGAGCCCGTCATTCTGACGCCCAAATTCGGGCGATGCTGATGGGTCAAATTGGGGAACATCTTTTTGTGAATGAATATTTAATTTCTACGCCCGCAACGATGGTGTTGCCCTTAGTAGATAAGGATGCTTGTCGATGA
- a CDS encoding c-type cytochrome, with the protein MQVKYLKPILVASAMVGLSQWSGLSMAQTADQLYKRSLSATCANCHGTDGKGVVDGGMPLINNLTSEQMLAKLKAYKSGALEGTIMPQLAKGYTDEQLTTIANQLGKKQ; encoded by the coding sequence ATGCAAGTGAAGTACTTAAAACCCATTTTGGTGGCTAGCGCCATGGTTGGCTTAAGCCAGTGGAGTGGGCTAAGCATGGCACAAACAGCCGACCAACTATACAAGCGTAGTCTTTCTGCAACCTGCGCCAATTGCCATGGAACGGATGGTAAGGGTGTGGTTGATGGCGGCATGCCGCTGATTAATAACCTCACTAGCGAACAAATGCTTGCCAAGCTCAAAGCGTATAAATCTGGCGCATTAGAGGGCACCATCATGCCGCAACTCGCTAAAGGTTATACAGACGAACAACTCACCACTATTGCCAATCAGCTTGGCAAAAAACAATAA
- a CDS encoding NAD(P)/FAD-dependent oxidoreductase, translating into MDRRHFMGQSAAVLGLLAGLSTQARANLPKAEILVIGGGYGGATAAKYLRLFSNNTARVTLIEPNTAFVSCPMSNLVIGGSRSLAEMTSPYDTLSKRHGIKIIQDSVSNIDAEKKMVKLASGKTLRYDKLVVSPGISLNMNSIEGLAQANKDGVTLQAWKAGPETVALHKQIAAMREGGTFALTIPEAPYRCPPGPYERACQVANYLKQHNPRGKVLVLDANQDIVSKGALFKKAWAEQYPGMIEYRPKSNVIGVDAKNKTLKLEVEDDVKADVLNVLPQMAAGEIAIKAGLANSNARWVNVNFLNFESTARKDIHVLGDAIQIAPLMPKSGHMANQHAKVAAAAIVAELSGWEVNPAPVLTNTCYSFVNDREVVHVASVHQYNAAEKTFKTVPGSGGLSPAPSILEGIYAWGWARNIWADSLG; encoded by the coding sequence ATGGATCGTCGACATTTTATGGGTCAAAGCGCTGCCGTTCTCGGCTTACTCGCTGGCCTCTCTACTCAAGCACGCGCTAACCTGCCAAAAGCAGAAATTCTAGTGATTGGTGGCGGCTATGGTGGCGCAACTGCTGCTAAATATTTACGCCTATTCTCTAACAACACGGCACGAGTTACTCTGATTGAGCCTAATACAGCTTTTGTTTCCTGCCCAATGTCCAACTTGGTGATTGGTGGCTCACGTAGCTTAGCTGAAATGACCTCTCCCTATGACACTTTGAGTAAGCGTCATGGCATCAAGATTATTCAGGACAGTGTTAGCAATATCGATGCAGAAAAGAAAATGGTGAAGCTTGCTTCTGGCAAAACTTTGCGCTACGACAAGCTGGTTGTATCGCCCGGCATATCTCTCAATATGAACAGTATCGAAGGCCTTGCACAAGCCAACAAGGATGGCGTGACTCTGCAAGCCTGGAAAGCCGGCCCAGAAACTGTTGCCCTACATAAGCAAATTGCTGCTATGCGTGAAGGCGGTACCTTTGCCCTGACTATTCCAGAGGCGCCTTATCGCTGCCCTCCTGGGCCGTACGAGCGAGCATGCCAAGTTGCAAATTACCTTAAGCAACATAACCCCAGAGGCAAGGTATTGGTTTTGGATGCAAACCAAGATATCGTCTCCAAGGGAGCCCTATTTAAGAAGGCATGGGCAGAGCAGTATCCGGGGATGATCGAATATCGCCCAAAGAGCAACGTCATTGGCGTTGATGCAAAAAATAAAACACTCAAACTCGAAGTCGAGGATGACGTGAAAGCAGATGTACTCAATGTCCTGCCACAAATGGCCGCTGGGGAAATCGCTATTAAAGCTGGATTAGCCAATTCCAATGCTCGCTGGGTAAATGTGAACTTCCTGAACTTTGAATCGACTGCCCGCAAAGATATTCACGTGCTAGGTGATGCGATTCAAATTGCGCCATTAATGCCTAAATCTGGGCATATGGCCAACCAACACGCTAAAGTTGCAGCGGCTGCCATCGTTGCAGAACTGAGTGGCTGGGAAGTCAATCCAGCGCCAGTGCTCACCAACACCTGTTACAGCTTTGTGAATGATCGAGAAGTGGTTCACGTCGCCAGCGTTCATCAATACAACGCTGCTGAGAAAACCTTTAAGACCGTTCCCGGATCTGGAGGCTTGTCACCTGCGCCATCCATCCTTGAGGGTATTTATGCTTGGGGTTGGGCTCGTAATATTTGGGCTGACAGCCTAGGATAA
- a CDS encoding DUF3422 domain-containing protein translates to MRPYDHPARRQLHEEVHARPPIALWPNERVLSQSFLLDARSRQSQIEWIKNLSAALVIPNDHEQDHSFKMLTLAPEPERVLIKWELHGEFATIAAITHNPVKITKPLLESRLALEASLDKLFEKLGCPKIVEAGGERISALDLVFEHRPLFSEAQEVSSIFNGNTVLGSYILSSKQAQLWTDLRLDEDGFISYLIPHELLGSRQAGRIARALAEAETYRMAAMIAFPVAKSLSMPLRSAESELAELSKNISQLQTEPGVQTEKDGKFLGELSHLASRAEQWISGYGLRFTAAEAYSQLLTKNLYELAESPIPGVQSLSEFMDRRFQPAMGTCIWTQRRLKELSDRISRTTQTLRTRIEFVNEEQTQKLLASMDQRARLQLRLQETVESLSVLVLTYYVVSLLAYMAKGGKEVGLAIHPDIIAAIAAPVVAIIFLVISKRRRKRITEMGKPQ, encoded by the coding sequence ATGAGACCTTACGATCATCCCGCCAGAAGACAGTTGCATGAAGAAGTACATGCGCGCCCACCAATCGCTCTTTGGCCAAATGAAAGGGTGCTGTCGCAATCTTTTTTACTGGATGCCCGTTCTCGACAGTCTCAAATTGAGTGGATTAAAAATTTAAGTGCTGCATTAGTTATACCTAATGATCATGAGCAGGATCATTCTTTCAAAATGCTGACTTTGGCGCCTGAACCAGAGAGGGTATTGATTAAGTGGGAGCTGCATGGCGAGTTTGCAACCATTGCGGCGATTACCCATAATCCCGTCAAAATTACGAAGCCGCTATTAGAGTCGCGCCTTGCTCTTGAAGCGAGCTTAGACAAATTGTTTGAGAAGCTCGGTTGCCCAAAAATTGTTGAGGCGGGTGGCGAACGAATTTCTGCGTTGGATTTGGTGTTTGAGCACCGCCCTTTGTTTTCGGAGGCTCAAGAGGTATCGTCCATATTTAATGGCAATACGGTACTAGGTAGCTATATTCTCTCTAGCAAACAAGCGCAGCTATGGACCGATTTGCGTTTGGATGAAGATGGTTTTATCTCTTACCTTATCCCCCATGAGCTTTTAGGATCGAGGCAGGCCGGTCGTATCGCGCGAGCGCTTGCTGAAGCTGAAACTTATCGTATGGCGGCAATGATTGCCTTCCCAGTAGCTAAAAGTCTGTCCATGCCCCTCAGAAGTGCAGAGTCAGAATTGGCTGAGTTATCTAAAAATATATCTCAATTACAAACTGAGCCTGGTGTTCAGACTGAGAAGGATGGAAAATTTTTGGGAGAGCTCTCTCATTTGGCCTCCAGGGCAGAGCAGTGGATCTCAGGTTACGGGTTGCGATTTACTGCAGCAGAGGCCTATAGCCAGTTGTTGACTAAAAATTTATATGAACTAGCTGAATCTCCTATTCCTGGTGTGCAGTCTCTTTCAGAGTTTATGGATCGACGTTTTCAGCCGGCAATGGGTACTTGTATTTGGACTCAACGGAGATTAAAAGAGCTATCTGATCGTATTTCTAGGACGACACAAACACTGAGAACGCGCATTGAGTTTGTGAATGAAGAGCAGACTCAGAAATTGCTAGCCAGTATGGATCAGCGCGCGCGCCTGCAATTGCGTTTACAGGAGACAGTTGAAAGTCTTTCAGTGCTGGTGTTAACTTACTATGTAGTTAGCCTTTTGGCCTATATGGCAAAGGGTGGAAAAGAAGTGGGTCTTGCTATTCATCCGGATATCATCGCTGCAATTGCTGCTCCAGTGGTGGCGATCATTTTCTTGGTCATTAGTAAGAGGCGACGTAAACGAATTACTGAGATGGGAAAGCCTCAGTAG
- a CDS encoding TAXI family TRAP transporter solute-binding subunit, whose translation MGSIKQDLKETCLGLFETAQEKYDDFVQFLREAWPILAILLVGLVGVWWYADPPPPRNVIMATGQPGGSYDALGKKYAAFFEKKGITLELLPTQGAEENVAHLADRNDPVQAAFAQAGTFNPQELTGVLSLGTIAYNPIWLFYRGPEVKGSDFQAIKARANFFLNARISVGTKGSGTYAQAMHILKANGFQEGPHFLNLSTPESVAALQKGEIDAAFIVDAYEAPNVQKLLADPKLHLATFDRAQAYARLLPYMQILDVPEGAFSLTRNFPPTDIKLMAATTNLLIDDRMHPALQFLFLEAAREINGKASFFSGQGEFPSFRKSGVPQSPVSLHYEKNGSPLLMLYFPFWLAELIDRLIFVLLPFCALAYPVLLSLPGYRNKLMRRKLDKLYGILKTYEQELTERFLPEVKDEYLKKLDLLEYQALQLRVSKSLSGDYYALRTSIDYVRNCLNRGVHPYQAREDLTAVQVAPI comes from the coding sequence ATGGGAAGCATCAAACAAGATCTTAAAGAAACTTGTCTCGGGCTTTTTGAGACTGCACAAGAAAAGTATGATGATTTTGTACAGTTTTTGAGGGAGGCTTGGCCTATCTTGGCGATTCTCTTAGTAGGCTTGGTCGGAGTTTGGTGGTACGCCGATCCGCCGCCACCTAGAAATGTCATCATGGCCACTGGGCAACCCGGTGGCTCCTACGATGCCTTAGGAAAAAAGTACGCAGCCTTTTTTGAGAAAAAAGGAATTACCCTCGAATTACTCCCAACACAGGGTGCTGAGGAAAATGTCGCGCATTTAGCCGATCGCAACGATCCAGTTCAGGCTGCTTTTGCTCAGGCGGGCACATTTAACCCACAGGAGCTTACTGGGGTTCTATCGCTTGGCACAATTGCTTACAACCCGATTTGGTTGTTCTATCGCGGCCCAGAAGTTAAGGGCAGTGATTTTCAGGCCATTAAAGCGCGCGCCAATTTCTTTTTGAATGCAAGAATATCTGTTGGCACTAAGGGTAGTGGTACTTATGCTCAAGCAATGCATATTCTGAAGGCGAACGGATTTCAGGAGGGGCCACATTTTCTCAATCTCTCTACCCCTGAATCAGTTGCTGCTTTGCAAAAAGGCGAGATTGATGCGGCATTTATTGTGGATGCTTATGAGGCCCCGAATGTTCAGAAATTACTAGCGGACCCAAAGTTACATCTTGCTACATTTGATCGTGCGCAGGCATATGCCCGCTTGTTACCATATATGCAAATTCTGGATGTTCCGGAGGGTGCATTTAGTTTGACGCGAAATTTCCCCCCGACTGATATCAAGCTGATGGCTGCGACGACCAACTTGTTGATTGATGACAGAATGCACCCAGCCCTACAGTTTTTGTTCTTAGAGGCTGCTCGGGAGATTAACGGTAAAGCAAGCTTCTTTTCGGGGCAAGGTGAATTTCCCTCTTTTAGAAAATCCGGAGTTCCGCAAAGTCCAGTATCTTTGCATTACGAAAAAAATGGCTCGCCATTATTGATGCTCTATTTTCCATTTTGGTTGGCGGAGCTAATAGATCGCTTGATTTTTGTATTGCTGCCGTTCTGTGCCTTAGCATATCCCGTCCTACTGAGCTTGCCAGGCTATCGTAATAAGCTGATGCGTCGCAAGCTCGATAAGCTATACGGCATTCTTAAGACTTATGAGCAAGAGCTGACTGAGCGATTTTTACCAGAAGTCAAAGATGAATACTTGAAGAAGTTGGACTTATTAGAATATCAAGCATTGCAGTTAAGGGTCTCTAAAAGCCTATCTGGGGACTACTATGCCTTACGCACTAGCATTGACTACGTTCGGAATTGTTTAAACCGTGGGGTACATCCGTACCAGGCCCGAGAAGATTTGACCGCTGTACAAGTTGCCCCTATTTAA
- a CDS encoding IS3 family transposase (programmed frameshift), with amino-acid sequence MAKGQRLKPEQIVTLLRQIDVLTTNGKTLAQACKEVGTVEQSYYRWRKIYGGMKVDQAKKYKDLELENTRLKKLVADLSLREVMLKEVIKGKLLSPTRRKNAAQLLMDKHLVSERSACSLVGLSRAAYRYMPLPRDDEGPLRAEVIRMASTYGRYGYRFIAGMMRNSGWGQATTAKVARIWRQEGLKIPQKQPPRGRLWLSDGSCMRLRATHPNHVWSYDFVFIRDAYGGKIRMLTMIDEFTRKCLTIHCARRIGSIQVIEQLANAMIANGIPEYIRSDNGPEFIAKDLRSWLSGIGVKTAYIEPGSPWENGFCESFNGTFRDNLVDGEIFYSLKEAQIIVGEWVKHYNHVRPHSALGYRPPAPQTQVPQLLQNQPMVLQ; translated from the exons ATGGCAAAAGGCCAACGTCTCAAACCCGAACAAATAGTCACCTTATTGCGTCAAATCGATGTTTTAACCACCAATGGCAAAACCCTAGCCCAGGCCTGTAAAGAAGTGGGAACGGTTGAGCAAAGCTACTACCGTTGGCGCAAGATCTACGGCGGCATGAAAGTCGATCAGGCAAAGAAGTATAAAGATCTGGAACTGGAAAATACCCGGCTTAAGAAACTGGTTGCCGATCTCTCCTTGCGAGAAGTCATGCTCAAGGAAGTCATTA AAGGGAAACTTCTAAGCCCTACTAGGCGTAAAAATGCAGCGCAGCTGCTCATGGATAAGCATCTTGTCTCTGAGCGGTCTGCCTGTAGTTTGGTAGGGCTCTCCAGAGCAGCGTATCGGTACATGCCGCTCCCTCGAGATGACGAAGGGCCGCTTAGGGCTGAGGTCATCCGTATGGCGAGCACCTATGGCAGGTACGGCTACCGATTTATTGCAGGCATGATGCGCAATAGCGGTTGGGGACAAGCGACTACAGCCAAGGTCGCTCGTATCTGGCGGCAAGAAGGCCTAAAGATCCCACAAAAGCAACCCCCTAGAGGCAGACTCTGGCTCTCCGATGGCAGTTGTATGCGCCTGCGAGCTACCCACCCCAACCATGTGTGGAGTTATGACTTTGTCTTTATTAGAGATGCTTATGGCGGCAAGATCAGGATGCTCACGATGATTGATGAGTTCACCAGGAAATGCTTAACGATCCACTGCGCTAGAAGGATTGGCTCGATCCAAGTGATTGAACAACTGGCGAACGCCATGATCGCCAACGGTATCCCGGAATACATACGCTCGGACAACGGCCCAGAATTTATTGCTAAAGACCTACGCAGTTGGTTATCTGGCATTGGAGTGAAAACCGCTTACATTGAACCAGGGAGCCCCTGGGAGAATGGCTTTTGTGAAAGCTTTAATGGCACCTTCAGAGACAACCTTGTGGATGGTGAAATCTTCTACAGTCTTAAAGAAGCCCAGATCATCGTGGGGGAATGGGTGAAACACTATAACCATGTCAGGCCGCATAGTGCATTAGGTTATAGGCCACCAGCACCTCAAACCCAAGTACCCCAACTATTACAGAATCAACCCATGGTGCTGCAATGA